In Rhodoligotrophos defluvii, the following proteins share a genomic window:
- a CDS encoding DUF6282 family protein — translation MADMTTQYPTIVPLPEMSPQRRQEVAELLVGAVDLHCHSGPAAMPRILGHHQAFKEALEARFKALLYKDHYYLGTPHCAVLKDIYPDADIELFSGIALNNASGGVNPHAVDHAIKLGAKIVWMPTFAAKNHIEAYQAKSFPKTAKPMLPPIPLTVLDANGRLIDEAKQVLDLIAADDIILAGGHLHVSELFVLFDEAVKRGVKKMLVNHPTYIIGCSNEDIRGLVRMGAYMEHSICMFVPSRAKQHDPQDLLHLIEVAGADHTILGSDLGLTQAPKPVDGFRMIVSDLLDLQVPHSVIKQITSTNAARLLGLPA, via the coding sequence ATGGCTGACATGACCACACAATATCCCACCATCGTCCCGCTTCCCGAGATGAGCCCGCAGCGCAGGCAGGAGGTGGCCGAGCTGCTGGTCGGCGCGGTCGACCTGCACTGCCACTCGGGACCGGCCGCCATGCCCCGCATCCTCGGGCATCACCAAGCCTTCAAGGAGGCGCTCGAAGCCCGCTTCAAGGCGCTCCTCTACAAGGATCACTATTACCTCGGCACCCCTCATTGCGCGGTTTTGAAAGACATCTACCCCGACGCGGATATCGAGCTCTTCTCAGGGATCGCACTCAACAATGCCTCGGGTGGCGTCAACCCGCACGCGGTGGATCATGCCATCAAGCTCGGCGCCAAGATCGTGTGGATGCCGACCTTCGCGGCCAAGAACCACATCGAGGCCTACCAGGCCAAGAGCTTCCCTAAGACCGCCAAGCCCATGCTGCCACCCATCCCGCTCACGGTGCTTGATGCCAATGGCAGGCTGATCGACGAGGCCAAGCAGGTGCTCGACCTGATCGCGGCCGACGACATCATCCTCGCCGGCGGCCACCTGCATGTGAGCGAGCTGTTCGTGCTGTTCGACGAGGCGGTGAAACGGGGCGTCAAGAAGATGCTGGTCAACCACCCCACCTATATCATCGGCTGCTCCAACGAGGATATCCGCGGCCTCGTCCGCATGGGCGCCTACATGGAGCACTCCATCTGCATGTTCGTGCCGAGCCGCGCCAAGCAGCACGACCCGCAGGATCTGCTGCATCTGATCGAGGTGGCCGGCGCTGACCACACCATCCTCGGGTCGGATCTCGGGCTCACCCAGGCGCCGAAGCCGGTCGACGGCTTCCGCATGATCGTCTCCGACCTGCTC